In [Clostridium] cellulosi, one genomic interval encodes:
- a CDS encoding GntR family transcriptional regulator (High confidence in function and specificity) yields MDYRFSDRISSLKPSLIREILKNTSGSDVIPFSAGNPSPESFPVKALKEIADGIFNDDATTALQYGISEGYTPLRDALKERMKKKFNSGRDFDDLIIVSGGQQGIELACKVLCNEGDTVLCENPSFIGAENAFRSYNVNLRGVELENDGINIEKLENALKTEKNVKILYLIPTFQNPMGITTTLEKRKAIYELAKKYGVMIIEDNPYGDLRFEGEEVPTLKSLDTEGLVIYCGSFSKILSAGIRVGYVLAPSEVIQKMVVAKQVSDVHTNLFFQMAAYRFMTQYGMETHIDKIRKLYKHKSSLMINSLEKALAGRAAITHPQGGLFLWCTLPDNVKMLDFCKKASENKVAVVPGIAFCVSPDDYCNSIRLNYSTPSDEQIVKGCEILGKVLDSYY; encoded by the coding sequence ATGGATTATAGGTTTTCCGACCGCATATCTTCTTTAAAACCGTCGCTTATCCGCGAGATATTGAAAAACACCTCAGGATCCGATGTGATCCCATTTTCCGCCGGAAATCCCTCGCCTGAATCTTTCCCGGTAAAGGCCTTGAAGGAAATAGCCGACGGAATTTTTAATGACGACGCGACAACCGCACTCCAGTACGGCATTTCTGAGGGCTATACCCCGCTTAGGGACGCGCTGAAAGAACGTATGAAGAAAAAATTCAATTCCGGCAGGGATTTTGACGACCTCATTATCGTCTCCGGCGGTCAGCAGGGCATTGAACTGGCGTGCAAGGTTTTATGCAACGAAGGTGATACGGTCCTCTGCGAAAATCCAAGCTTCATAGGAGCAGAAAATGCTTTCCGCTCATATAATGTTAACCTGCGCGGCGTTGAACTTGAGAACGACGGCATTAATATTGAAAAACTTGAAAATGCGTTAAAAACCGAAAAAAATGTCAAGATTCTATATTTGATACCAACTTTCCAAAACCCCATGGGCATAACCACTACCCTTGAAAAAAGAAAGGCCATCTATGAACTTGCGAAAAAATATGGCGTTATGATTATTGAAGACAATCCCTACGGCGACCTGCGCTTTGAAGGTGAGGAAGTCCCGACCTTAAAGTCACTTGATACCGAAGGGCTGGTTATCTACTGCGGTTCCTTCTCAAAAATCCTCTCCGCGGGTATCCGCGTCGGTTACGTCCTTGCTCCAAGCGAAGTCATACAAAAGATGGTCGTCGCAAAACAGGTTTCTGATGTTCATACCAACCTGTTCTTCCAGATGGCTGCCTATCGTTTCATGACCCAATACGGTATGGAAACACATATTGATAAAATACGTAAACTGTATAAACACAAATCCTCGCTTATGATAAACAGCCTCGAAAAGGCGCTGGCCGGCAGGGCGGCAATAACACACCCGCAAGGCGGGCTGTTCCTGTGGTGCACATTGCCCGACAACGTAAAGATGCTGGACTTCTGCAAAAAGGCCTCCGAAAACAAGGTGGCTGTCGTCCCCGGAATCGCGTTCTGCGTATCTCCCGACGACTACTGCAACTCCATAAGGCTTAACTATTCCACTCCGTCCGACGAGCAGATAGTAAAAGGCTGCGAAATCCTCGGCAAAGTTCTTGATAGCTACTATTGA
- a CDS encoding glycosyl transferase family protein (High confidence in function and specificity), producing MLSAIAQLSYSVKQSIVILASLFLSSIIAYLSTPLAIKFARKIDAVDVPADNRRMHSKPIPLLGGLAIIVAFLITATVMMRYHRLLWQILPGALIIALLGIIDDKHPLPAWPKLLVQCVAAALPIAVNPKIVIESISGFNIFGINTIHFGAFAIPVTILWIIGITNAVNFIDGLDGLAAGISTIASISMLIVAIIKMSVDPNEYSVAILTAALAGGCLGILPYNKNPAKVFLGDTGATFLGYTLAVISIQGLFKTYTAVSFAVPILVLGLPIIDICAAVVRRLKEHKSPFAADRCHIHHKLIDKGLDQKQAVGLLYCVSAILGISAIIFAAFDSSTGWLFLLGAVGLIAEVCILAIPNSKNANDESNIVPDTDGKAGGEIINTDNAAGRIDENNRDES from the coding sequence ATGTTATCTGCTATTGCTCAATTAAGTTATAGTGTGAAGCAGTCAATTGTTATATTAGCGTCCCTATTCCTATCATCAATCATCGCCTATTTATCCACCCCTTTAGCTATAAAATTCGCCCGCAAAATAGACGCTGTCGACGTTCCGGCTGACAACCGGCGTATGCACAGCAAGCCAATCCCGCTCTTGGGCGGATTGGCCATAATAGTGGCTTTTCTCATCACAGCGACGGTAATGATGCGGTATCACCGGCTTTTATGGCAGATATTGCCCGGAGCGCTCATTATCGCTTTGCTCGGTATTATTGACGACAAACACCCTCTTCCCGCATGGCCTAAACTTCTGGTTCAGTGCGTTGCGGCTGCTCTGCCGATTGCCGTCAATCCTAAGATAGTCATCGAGTCCATTTCCGGATTCAACATCTTTGGAATTAACACAATACATTTCGGCGCTTTCGCAATCCCGGTGACAATATTGTGGATTATCGGCATAACAAATGCCGTAAACTTCATTGACGGGCTCGACGGGCTTGCAGCAGGTATTTCCACGATAGCCTCAATTTCGATGTTGATTGTAGCCATCATAAAAATGTCTGTCGACCCCAATGAATACAGCGTTGCTATCCTGACAGCAGCCCTTGCCGGCGGCTGTCTCGGCATACTTCCCTACAATAAAAACCCCGCGAAGGTGTTTTTAGGGGATACGGGCGCGACATTTTTGGGGTACACTCTCGCTGTTATCTCAATTCAGGGGCTCTTTAAGACATATACCGCTGTTTCGTTCGCGGTTCCTATCCTTGTCTTGGGACTGCCGATTATTGATATATGCGCCGCCGTGGTTCGGCGGCTCAAGGAGCACAAATCGCCGTTTGCCGCAGACCGCTGCCACATACATCACAAGCTCATCGATAAAGGGCTTGACCAAAAACAGGCTGTCGGTCTGCTGTATTGTGTAAGCGCCATACTGGGTATTTCGGCTATCATATTCGCAGCCTTTGATTCCTCGACAGGCTGGCTTTTCCTGCTCGGTGCAGTCGGGCTTATCGCTGAAGTCTGCATTCTCGCCATACCGAATAGCAAAAATGCAAATGACGAAAGTAACATCGTCCCTGACACTGATGGCAAGGCGGGTGGGGAAATTATCAATACAGACAATGCGGCTGGAAGGATTGACGAGAACAACCGTGATGAATCTTAA
- the trpS gene encoding Tryptophan-tRNA ligase (High confidence in function and specificity) gives MEETQNKKTIFSGIQPSGIPTLGNYLGALQNWCKFQDDYNCIYSVVDLHAITVRQDPATLRHRTLELVSLLLACGIDPNKSLLFIQSHVPTHAQLAWVLNCNTQFGVLSRMTQFKEKAASHADNVNAGLFTYPTLMAADILLYQADAVPVGADQKQHLELARDLAQRFNGIYGDTFKVPEPLIPKVGARIMSLQDPTKKMSKSDENQNAFISMLDRPDDIMRKFKRAVTDSEAVVAYREHKAGINNLMSIYNAATGKSFEQIEAEFEGRGYGDFKKAVGEAVVELLRPIQEKYDDYMKNKDYLADVYTKSAEKALYISTKTLNKVYKKVGFVKREF, from the coding sequence ATGGAAGAAACTCAAAATAAAAAGACGATATTCAGCGGCATTCAGCCGTCCGGTATACCGACGCTGGGCAATTATCTCGGCGCGCTTCAGAATTGGTGCAAATTTCAGGACGATTACAACTGCATTTACTCAGTTGTCGATTTGCACGCGATAACAGTAAGGCAGGACCCGGCAACCTTGCGGCACAGGACCCTTGAGCTGGTTTCACTCCTGCTCGCCTGCGGCATTGACCCGAATAAAAGCCTTCTGTTCATCCAGAGCCATGTGCCGACCCATGCACAGCTTGCCTGGGTTTTAAACTGCAACACTCAATTTGGCGTCCTCTCCCGCATGACACAGTTCAAGGAAAAAGCAGCTTCCCACGCCGATAATGTAAACGCCGGGCTGTTCACCTATCCTACGCTTATGGCGGCTGACATCCTGCTCTATCAGGCGGACGCAGTGCCTGTCGGAGCTGACCAGAAACAGCACCTTGAGCTTGCCCGCGACTTGGCTCAGAGATTCAACGGGATTTACGGCGACACATTTAAAGTGCCCGAACCGCTTATCCCGAAGGTTGGAGCCCGCATAATGTCGCTTCAGGACCCCACCAAAAAGATGTCAAAGTCTGATGAAAACCAAAACGCCTTTATCTCAATGCTTGACCGCCCTGATGACATCATGCGCAAATTCAAAAGGGCCGTAACTGATTCAGAAGCCGTTGTTGCTTACCGCGAACACAAAGCCGGAATAAACAACCTGATGTCTATATATAACGCCGCCACCGGCAAATCCTTTGAACAGATTGAAGCTGAATTTGAAGGCCGCGGATATGGAGACTTCAAAAAGGCAGTCGGTGAGGCCGTCGTCGAACTCTTAAGACCCATTCAAGAAAAATATGACGACTACATGAAGAACAAAGACTATCTTGCGGACGTCTATACCAAGAGCGCCGAAAAAGCGCTTTATATCTCAACCAAAACTCTGAATAAAGTCTATAAAAAGGTTGGATTCGTAAAACGGGAATTTTAA
- a CDS encoding HhH-GPD family protein (High confidence in function and specificity), giving the protein MNLKDIFEKLYKAYGPQHWWPAETPFEMMTGAILTQNTAWSNVEKAILNFGGRLSPEFVLGIDTEELAQIIRPSGFFNQKAQRLKHLAEWFKIYDFDIDRIKSLDPESIRQELLSISGVGPETADSIMLYAFDFPYFVVDAYTRRIFSRLGFELPDGYEEIRSLFENSLERDADLFGEYHALIVRLAKEHCKKVPDCSGCPLSDICRYKLKADVRK; this is encoded by the coding sequence ATGAATCTTAAAGACATTTTCGAAAAACTCTACAAAGCTTATGGCCCCCAGCACTGGTGGCCGGCAGAAACGCCGTTTGAAATGATGACCGGGGCGATTTTAACGCAGAACACCGCATGGTCAAACGTCGAAAAAGCTATCCTGAATTTTGGCGGCAGACTCTCACCCGAATTTGTGTTAGGCATAGACACAGAAGAGCTTGCTCAGATTATAAGGCCCAGCGGATTTTTCAATCAGAAGGCACAGCGATTAAAACACCTCGCAGAATGGTTCAAAATATATGATTTCGATATAGACCGCATTAAGTCCCTTGACCCCGAAAGCATAAGGCAGGAGCTTTTGTCAATCTCCGGTGTAGGCCCCGAGACCGCAGATTCCATCATGCTCTATGCGTTTGATTTTCCCTATTTTGTTGTCGACGCATATACCCGCCGCATTTTCTCAAGGCTGGGTTTTGAATTGCCTGACGGCTATGAAGAAATACGCAGCCTGTTTGAAAATAGTCTTGAACGCGACGCCGATCTGTTCGGCGAATATCATGCGTTGATTGTCAGGCTTGCCAAAGAGCACTGCAAAAAGGTGCCCGACTGCAGCGGATGTCCGCTCAGCGACATTTGCAGATATAAATTAAAAGCTGACGTGCGAAAATAA
- the pckG gene encoding Phosphoenolpyruvate carboxykinase (High confidence in function and specificity) — MLKNSYLKKWIEDMAALTNPKEVVLIDGSEEQLEALRREAVASGEIIKLNEEKLPGCYLHRSAQNDVARVEDRTFICTRSKDDAGPTNNWMDPKEAYEKLGKLFKGSMTGRTMYVIPYSMGQIGSPFAKIGVELTDSIYVVLSMNIMTRIGEKVLEALGDSDDFVKGLHSKAQLDAENRYICHFPEDNTIWSVNSGYGGNVLLGKKCFALRIASYLGKKENWMAEHMLILGIQNPQGEVKYICAAFPSACGKTNLAMLIPPEIYRKQGYKVWCVGDDIAWLRIGPDGRLWAINPENGFFGVAPGTNAKSNPNALETTRRNTIFTNVVYDADNGTVWWEGLDKDPPKNAINWKGEKWDPASGEKGAHPNSRFTAPARNCPCISPEFDNPQGVPISAIIFGGRRAKTAPLVYQSFDWEHGVFVGSIMASETTAAAAGKVGVVRRDPMAMLPFCGYHMGDYFAHWLEMGKKIPNPPKIFNVNWFRTDDEGNFIWPGYGDNMRVLMWILDRCEGKAKAVETPIGYEPLPEDIETEGLSIGTDTIKELLKVDPALWKEEIKGIKEFYAKFGSRLPKELLKQLEALEDRINKAE; from the coding sequence GAAGTTGTACTTATAGACGGCAGTGAAGAACAGCTCGAAGCTCTGCGCCGCGAAGCAGTTGCTTCAGGCGAAATTATAAAATTAAATGAAGAGAAGCTGCCGGGTTGTTATCTGCACCGTTCTGCACAAAACGACGTGGCACGCGTTGAGGATCGTACCTTTATCTGCACCCGCAGCAAAGATGACGCTGGACCTACAAACAACTGGATGGACCCGAAGGAAGCCTATGAAAAGCTCGGAAAGCTCTTTAAAGGCTCAATGACCGGAAGGACGATGTACGTAATCCCCTATTCAATGGGACAGATTGGGTCTCCGTTTGCGAAAATAGGCGTTGAGCTGACTGACTCTATATATGTTGTGCTCAGCATGAACATAATGACAAGAATCGGGGAAAAAGTCCTTGAAGCACTCGGCGACAGCGACGATTTCGTAAAGGGCCTCCATTCAAAGGCACAGCTCGACGCTGAAAACCGCTACATATGCCACTTCCCCGAGGACAACACAATCTGGAGTGTAAACTCTGGCTACGGCGGAAACGTTCTGCTGGGAAAAAAATGCTTTGCCCTGCGCATTGCGTCATACCTCGGTAAAAAAGAAAACTGGATGGCTGAGCACATGCTTATCCTCGGTATCCAGAATCCTCAAGGCGAAGTCAAATATATCTGCGCCGCATTCCCCTCTGCCTGCGGCAAAACTAACCTTGCAATGCTTATCCCGCCTGAGATATACCGCAAACAGGGCTACAAGGTTTGGTGTGTCGGCGACGATATTGCGTGGCTCAGAATCGGGCCTGACGGCAGGCTTTGGGCTATCAACCCCGAAAACGGCTTCTTCGGCGTCGCGCCCGGCACAAACGCCAAATCTAATCCGAATGCCCTTGAAACCACGCGCCGCAACACAATTTTCACAAACGTCGTTTATGACGCCGATAACGGCACTGTTTGGTGGGAAGGCCTTGACAAAGACCCGCCGAAGAACGCTATCAACTGGAAGGGCGAGAAGTGGGATCCTGCTTCAGGCGAAAAGGGCGCCCACCCCAACAGCCGCTTTACTGCGCCGGCACGCAACTGCCCCTGCATCAGCCCCGAGTTCGACAACCCGCAGGGCGTTCCGATCTCAGCCATTATTTTCGGCGGACGCCGCGCCAAAACTGCCCCGCTGGTTTACCAGTCCTTTGACTGGGAGCACGGCGTGTTCGTCGGCTCAATAATGGCGTCTGAGACAACAGCCGCCGCCGCAGGAAAGGTCGGCGTTGTGCGCCGCGACCCGATGGCTATGCTTCCGTTCTGCGGCTATCACATGGGCGACTATTTTGCACATTGGCTTGAAATGGGCAAAAAAATTCCGAATCCGCCAAAAATCTTTAACGTCAACTGGTTCCGCACCGACGACGAGGGCAATTTCATCTGGCCGGGATACGGCGACAACATGAGAGTCCTGATGTGGATTCTTGACCGCTGCGAAGGCAAAGCCAAAGCAGTCGAAACACCTATCGGATATGAGCCTCTGCCTGAGGACATTGAAACCGAGGGGCTTTCAATCGGCACTGATACGATTAAAGAGCTTTTGAAAGTCGATCCCGCCCTCTGGAAAGAAGAAATCAAGGGTATCAAAGAGTTCTACGCGAAATTCGGCTCAAGGCTGCCGAAAGAACTGTTAAAACAGCTCGAGGCCCTTGAAGACAGGATAAACAAGGCTGAATAA
- a CDS encoding peptidase S1 and S6 chymotrypsin/Hap (High confidence in function and specificity), with protein sequence MDTAACKNETNFSPKNYNQFYKRFKTTVIVISATAILTAGTATVHYVNEKPLTTEQVAERICPCIVGVIQYRSDRVTESGEGSGIIISSDGYIVTNNHVIEGANKLEVVNSSGKRYQAKTVGRDSRTDLAVIKINATGLRTAKFGDSNACKVGEKVVAVGNPSGLKLAGSVTQGILSAIDRDIDVGNGPMNLLQTDAAINPGNSGGALVNMRGEVIGINSAKISGQGYEGIGFSIPISSARPIIESLIKYGYVKGRVKLGLNCRMIEGVTAKANNLPVGAFVESVDPKSSASMSGIKVGDIITSINNVRVTSTRALLTERDKHKPGDIVTLTVFRRRTSGTLIFNVRLMEDRGYASETEDTAGW encoded by the coding sequence ATGGATACTGCAGCCTGCAAAAATGAAACCAACTTTTCCCCAAAAAACTATAATCAGTTCTATAAAAGATTTAAGACAACGGTTATAGTCATTTCAGCTACAGCAATATTAACTGCCGGCACTGCAACCGTTCATTATGTAAACGAAAAGCCACTGACTACAGAACAGGTAGCTGAAAGGATATGTCCCTGTATCGTCGGGGTAATTCAGTACAGAAGTGACAGGGTTACTGAATCCGGCGAGGGCAGCGGCATTATTATTTCGTCAGACGGTTATATTGTGACAAATAACCACGTGATTGAAGGCGCAAACAAACTTGAAGTTGTAAATTCAAGCGGCAAAAGATATCAGGCAAAAACCGTGGGGAGAGACTCGCGCACCGACCTCGCGGTTATTAAAATTAACGCGACAGGGCTTCGCACAGCCAAATTTGGTGACTCCAACGCCTGCAAGGTCGGCGAAAAGGTGGTTGCAGTCGGAAACCCGTCTGGGTTAAAACTCGCTGGCTCTGTTACTCAGGGCATACTTTCCGCAATAGACCGTGATATTGACGTGGGAAACGGCCCCATGAATCTATTGCAGACCGACGCCGCGATAAATCCCGGCAATTCCGGCGGGGCACTCGTCAACATGCGCGGCGAGGTTATCGGCATAAATTCCGCAAAGATATCAGGTCAGGGATATGAAGGCATAGGCTTTTCTATCCCGATTTCTTCAGCAAGGCCTATCATCGAAAGCCTTATAAAATACGGCTATGTAAAAGGCCGCGTCAAGTTAGGCCTCAACTGCCGTATGATTGAAGGGGTCACCGCAAAGGCGAATAATCTTCCGGTCGGCGCCTTTGTGGAGTCTGTGGATCCCAAGAGCAGCGCCTCAATGAGCGGCATAAAGGTAGGGGATATCATCACATCTATAAACAACGTTAGAGTAACATCCACACGTGCGCTTTTAACGGAACGCGACAAGCATAAGCCCGGAGATATAGTTACTCTTACCGTATTCCGCCGCAGAACCAGCGGGACCCTCATTTTTAACGTAAGGCTTATGGAGGACAGGGGGTATGCCTCTGAAACTGAGGATACAGCCGGTTGGTAA
- a CDS encoding hypothetical protein (Family membership), with protein MKGIVEERAVELGEYIIANKSTVRGAAKKFGVSKSTVHKDVSERLKKLNPQLYVEVKHVLDINKAQRHIRGGMATRRKYRHDV; from the coding sequence TTGAAAGGGATCGTGGAAGAGCGGGCCGTAGAGCTCGGTGAATATATCATTGCGAATAAATCCACGGTGCGTGGGGCCGCAAAAAAATTCGGGGTCAGCAAATCAACCGTACATAAAGATGTTTCAGAACGTCTAAAAAAACTTAACCCCCAACTTTATGTGGAGGTTAAGCATGTTCTTGATATAAATAAAGCTCAAAGGCATATAAGAGGGGGGATGGCTACCCGCAGAAAGTACAGACATGACGTCTAA
- a CDS encoding dehydrogenase of unknown specificity, short-chain alcohol dehydrogenase like protein (High confidence in function and specificity), with translation MELGLRGRTAVVTGAASGIGKAIATAFASEGANLAICDINMAGLEKVASELKQKGIKVLAEKADVTVQAETDSFINHTVSQFGRVDILDSNAGTGRLCDIMQLPEEEFRRNMDPMLYATIRLIKSVVPHMQKAKWGRIINISSIFGKQPGGLLDYDSIKAAIIMISKEFSNYLAKDNILVNSVCPGPIRTPLWEAPGQLGDQLSQMLGKPIDEAIDFYAKTNIPLGRYGKPEEIADMVVFLASDRANYITGQAINVDGGMVKTVI, from the coding sequence ATGGAACTCGGATTACGTGGACGTACTGCCGTTGTCACCGGGGCTGCAAGCGGCATAGGAAAGGCCATCGCGACAGCATTTGCTTCAGAAGGTGCAAATCTTGCAATATGCGATATAAACATGGCAGGCCTTGAAAAGGTTGCGTCTGAGCTGAAGCAGAAAGGCATTAAGGTGCTTGCGGAAAAAGCGGACGTGACGGTGCAGGCGGAAACGGATAGCTTTATCAATCATACCGTATCGCAGTTTGGACGCGTTGACATCCTGGACAGCAATGCGGGCACAGGGCGCCTCTGCGATATTATGCAGTTGCCGGAGGAAGAATTCAGACGGAATATGGACCCCATGCTTTATGCGACAATAAGGCTTATTAAATCGGTTGTGCCCCATATGCAAAAGGCAAAGTGGGGGCGGATAATCAATATCTCATCGATATTCGGCAAACAGCCGGGAGGCCTGCTTGACTATGACTCAATCAAAGCCGCAATTATCATGATAAGCAAGGAGTTTTCGAATTACCTTGCAAAAGACAATATTTTAGTAAACTCAGTATGCCCCGGTCCTATCCGCACGCCGCTTTGGGAGGCGCCGGGACAGTTGGGTGACCAGTTGTCCCAAATGCTGGGGAAACCCATTGATGAAGCAATCGATTTTTACGCAAAAACCAATATTCCTCTCGGACGTTATGGCAAACCGGAAGAAATAGCCGATATGGTGGTTTTTCTTGCTTCCGACAGGGCTAATTATATCACGGGACAGGCCATAAATGTCGACGGCGGCATGGTCAAGACGGTAATTTAG
- the gltX gene encoding Glutamate-tRNA ligase (High confidence in function and specificity): MFNKDEVRTRFAPSPTGYMHVGNLRTALYAYLIAKSKGGKFILRIEDTDQERYVEGAVDIIYKTLKDTGLIWDEGPDIGGPVGPYIQSQRRDIYKKYAEELVERGGAYYCFCTKERLEEMRRIHEASGMPNKYDGHCRHLSKEEVNELLAKGVPYVIRQKIPETGETTFHDEVFGDITAPNETLDDNILIKTDGLPTYNFANVIDDHLMGITHVVRGIEYLSSTPKYNLLYEAFGWEIPTYIHCPPVMKDATQKLSKRNGDASYEDLINKGYLTEAVLNYIALLGWSPGGEREIYTLPEMVKVFDISGISKSPAIFDNNKLDWINGEYIRAMSLEKFHEIALPWIKKGVKSETDTKLIAEVLQPRCVKLSDIPEQLDFIDKLPDYSADLYVSKKMKTNYQNSLSSLKEAKAVLEKLTDWTRDNIHEALFGLAASLQVKNGIVLWPVRVALSGKQFTPGGAVEIAVMLGRDESLSRIDKGIELLKKVQ, translated from the coding sequence ATGTTTAACAAAGACGAGGTGCGAACCAGATTTGCGCCGAGCCCCACAGGCTATATGCACGTCGGCAATCTTCGCACAGCGCTTTACGCATATCTTATTGCAAAGTCAAAGGGCGGAAAATTCATTCTGCGCATTGAGGACACCGACCAGGAACGCTATGTCGAAGGCGCGGTAGACATAATCTACAAAACGCTGAAGGATACGGGACTTATCTGGGACGAAGGCCCTGATATCGGCGGCCCGGTTGGCCCGTATATCCAGAGCCAGCGGCGCGACATCTACAAAAAGTATGCCGAGGAGCTGGTTGAACGCGGCGGCGCTTATTACTGCTTCTGCACAAAGGAACGCCTCGAAGAGATGCGCCGTATTCATGAAGCGTCCGGTATGCCGAACAAATACGACGGGCATTGCCGCCACCTTTCAAAAGAGGAAGTTAACGAACTGCTGGCAAAGGGCGTGCCGTACGTTATAAGGCAGAAAATCCCGGAGACAGGCGAAACTACATTCCACGACGAGGTTTTCGGCGATATCACTGCGCCTAATGAAACATTGGACGACAATATTCTTATCAAAACGGACGGCCTGCCGACTTATAACTTTGCAAACGTTATCGACGACCATCTGATGGGCATAACCCATGTCGTCCGCGGTATCGAGTATCTCTCATCGACACCGAAATACAACCTGCTTTATGAAGCCTTTGGCTGGGAGATTCCGACTTATATCCACTGCCCGCCCGTTATGAAGGACGCGACCCAGAAGCTGTCAAAGCGCAATGGCGACGCGTCATATGAAGACCTTATAAACAAAGGGTATCTCACTGAGGCTGTCTTAAATTATATCGCCCTGCTTGGTTGGAGCCCAGGAGGAGAACGGGAGATATACACACTGCCTGAAATGGTCAAAGTGTTTGATATATCAGGTATTTCAAAATCGCCGGCTATCTTTGACAACAACAAGCTCGATTGGATAAACGGCGAATATATCCGCGCGATGAGCCTCGAAAAGTTCCATGAAATCGCCCTGCCGTGGATAAAGAAGGGCGTAAAGTCCGAGACTGACACAAAATTGATTGCAGAGGTGCTGCAGCCGCGCTGTGTAAAGCTTTCGGACATTCCAGAACAGCTCGACTTTATTGACAAACTCCCTGATTATTCTGCCGACCTTTATGTCAGCAAGAAGATGAAGACCAACTATCAGAATTCGCTTTCCTCGCTCAAGGAAGCAAAGGCTGTTCTTGAAAAGCTGACCGACTGGACGCGTGACAACATACACGAAGCTTTGTTCGGGCTTGCCGCGTCGCTTCAGGTTAAAAACGGCATAGTGCTGTGGCCTGTGCGCGTAGCTCTTTCCGGCAAGCAGTTTACTCCGGGCGGCGCTGTTGAAATCGCCGTCATGCTGGGCAGAGACGAATCCCTTTCCCGCATAGACAAAGGCATTGAGCTTCTTAAAAAAGTGCAGTAA
- a CDS encoding HD-GYP domain-containing protein (High confidence in function and specificity) encodes MTIDIDIFECRGGDILACDIVNKDGVKLVSRGTTLNDYIIEKLKQFEINNVKVIYPPEYIKKNRYNYEKFEYGYKKSIQLVKDIVNDLSTGKALNIDKVTSATELIYEHIHQNDICMLLNFLDRIKVTDEYTYLHSINVAFYCMLLAKWIDLSEYEIKKAVQAGLLHDIGKSRIPTSILNKPAKLTNEEFEIIKKHPVYGYDILSESEFSDLDIKRAVLLHHERINCSGYPFGISGEKIGLLARIVSIADVYDAMTSNRVYKKKVTPFTTFEMFITEGYSGFDAYLTTEFINHMATYLIGSSVKLDNGENGKIVYIPPNNLLCPIVYSNGEYIDMKKSNIRIIEMI; translated from the coding sequence ATGACAATTGACATAGACATTTTCGAATGCCGCGGCGGTGACATATTGGCGTGTGACATAGTAAATAAAGACGGCGTAAAACTTGTATCCCGCGGCACTACTTTAAATGATTATATTATAGAAAAACTCAAGCAATTTGAAATCAATAATGTCAAAGTAATTTACCCTCCGGAATATATAAAGAAAAACAGGTACAATTACGAAAAGTTCGAATATGGCTACAAGAAATCAATCCAGTTAGTTAAAGATATCGTTAATGATTTGTCTACCGGCAAGGCCCTCAATATTGATAAGGTTACATCAGCTACAGAATTGATTTATGAACATATCCATCAAAACGATATCTGCATGTTATTAAATTTCCTCGACAGAATTAAAGTAACCGATGAATATACATATCTGCACAGCATTAATGTAGCGTTCTATTGTATGCTGCTTGCAAAATGGATCGACTTGTCTGAATACGAAATAAAAAAAGCCGTTCAGGCTGGGCTTTTGCATGATATCGGCAAATCAAGAATTCCAACCAGTATCCTGAACAAGCCAGCAAAGCTTACCAATGAAGAATTTGAAATAATTAAAAAGCACCCAGTTTACGGTTATGATATCCTCTCCGAGAGTGAATTTAGCGACCTCGATATAAAACGCGCCGTACTTCTCCACCATGAGCGCATAAACTGCTCTGGATATCCCTTCGGCATATCAGGCGAAAAAATCGGCCTTTTGGCGCGTATTGTATCAATTGCGGATGTATACGACGCTATGACTTCCAACAGGGTTTACAAAAAGAAAGTAACACCCTTTACTACATTTGAAATGTTTATAACAGAAGGATATTCTGGGTTTGACGCTTACCTTACAACAGAATTCATAAACCATATGGCCACATACTTAATAGGTTCCTCTGTCAAATTGGATAACGGTGAGAATGGGAAAATAGTATATATACCCCCGAATAATCTTCTTTGCCCGATAGTTTATTCAAACGGTGAATACATCGATATGAAAAAAAGCAATATAAGAATTATTGAAATGATTTAA